The Marivirga salinae DNA window GCGCACCTGATGCTGTTCTGTAAACATTTGGTGACCTTAGCATATAATCCAATTGCTCGAATTTGCCTTGGTTTTTGTACTCTTGAGCAGTTGCTGCAAAAGCAAAAAGTGCCATAAAGGCGGTAAATATTCTTTTCATATCTATTTTAATTTAATGTACTACTTACCAAAATTTTGTTTCCATCATAATTGTAACGGCTATTCCCGCTATGGCGCTGGAAACAATCAGCACCCAATCTCTTCTTTTCATGCCAAAAAGGTCTATAAAGATAAAAGATAAAACCAAGAAGACCAGTACTATAATGATTTGACCAACTTCTAATCCCACATTGAATGCTAACAACTCCATGACAATCGAACTGTTTTTTCCTAAGATTGCTTTCAGGTAATTGCTAAAACCTAATCCGTGAATCAACCCAAAAAGCAAAGCAAAAATATAATTCAATTGCATTTTTCCAGTGCTTTTTAAATCTCGTTCTTTCTTAAAAAGATTTGCGAAAGCAGTTATAAAAATCGTCACTGGGATCAAAAACTCTATTAATTCAGGATTTATTTTTACATAATCTAAGGTGGATAATGCCAGTGTAATGGAATGTCCAATTGTAAAGGCAGTTATTAAGATTAAAACCTTTCGCCAATCGCGCATTAAATAAATTACCGCTAGTGCCAAAACGAATAAAATGTGATCGTATCCGTTAATATCTAATATGTGATCAAGTCCTTCTAGAAAGTAGGCTTTAAAAGTTGACATAATTTTTTATATATGACCTTATAATTAATAATAATTTTTGCTATTTGGTACAGATTATCAAATAGTTACTCATTCAACTCAAGTATTTGCCTAATAGGCTCTATTATTTAAATTATCAGTTTTATGGTAACAAAACATAATATTACCATAATTTTGCAAAACAGACACGAGACTTTCAAAAATGTTATACAGTAATTTTATTATCGGTTTTTTCTGGATGCTTAGTGGAATGCTTCATCCTTTTTATGTTTCTATCACGGATTTGGTTTATAAGGAAGATGCCAAATCAGTTCAGATAATGCATAAAGTATTTGTGGATGATTTTGAGCAGACACTGAATAAGCAT harbors:
- a CDS encoding HupE/UreJ family protein, with amino-acid sequence MSTFKAYFLEGLDHILDINGYDHILFVLALAVIYLMRDWRKVLILITAFTIGHSITLALSTLDYVKINPELIEFLIPVTIFITAFANLFKKERDLKSTGKMQLNYIFALLFGLIHGLGFSNYLKAILGKNSSIVMELLAFNVGLEVGQIIIVLVFLVLSFIFIDLFGMKRRDWVLIVSSAIAGIAVTIMMETKFW